Proteins encoded together in one Carya illinoinensis cultivar Pawnee chromosome 3, C.illinoinensisPawnee_v1, whole genome shotgun sequence window:
- the LOC122303418 gene encoding autophagy-related protein 13b gives MAPSHGSPHSEAAKMEQIVTEFFAKSLHIILDSRTSCMSSRSFRGEQIMSSPSSSSSSTSSVRPRDKWFNLALRECPASLENLDLWRQSNPAPMVVDVVLLQRRLHWDPISFSPQRDLIRNFSSEGYPYYWNSDQEEFRCEAHSEKIIERWVLRYESKKVKDNHSSGSRRSSNSTLHTLYKKSILLLRSLYVTVRLLPAYKIFRELNSSGQIRTFSLTHRVSSSIEPFNPREETEMQRFGFTPVETSSGRLCLSVLYRSSVLDISSESSTPISPQVIPDYVGSPLAEPLKRFPSLPVAGLGTHGSPSSLPFSRQHSWSYDHYRASPSSVFFSPSPTHSETCASISNPSSHRFPPTSLPPHPPETSVAYKNNTSFDEYHPSPTFSPSPSPSPPICIPWSHLSKGLLRSESAPVNIPIANLPALSNKQFLPPSPPIKSTRSGTLRMDNYVDPNQIGATVEQLWKDETRKYLASTSSPQISFSRSSSRSFQDDFDDSEFSCPFDVDDDDMTHPGSRPGSFDQRGHLSEPLEPGGLFPIRKSQDAAVGALVRMLKKAPPLRQESSSSVNVPQAAGPDIWSNSLDEHNQAVQHAASASITSSGLVTLKTTADALEELQGYREEMKNLLLKQGCKSNK, from the exons ATGGCACCATCTCATGGTAGTCCTCACTCTGAAGCGGCAAAAATGGAACAAATAGTCACTGAATTCTTTGCCAAAAGCCTCCACATAATTCTCGATTCTAGAACCTCTTGCATGTCCTCGCGCAGTTTTAGGGGCGAGCAAATCATGTCATCCCCATCATCCTCCTCATCGTCTACGTCGAGTGTGAGGCCGAGGGATAAGTGGTTTAATTTGGCTCTAAGGGAATGCCCTGCTTCGCTTGAGAATCTTGATCTCTGGCGCCAGAGCAATCCAGCACCCATGGTGGTTGATGTGGTTTTGTTGCAGAGGCGTCTTCATTGGGATCCCATAAGTTTTTCGCCTCAAAGGGATCTCATTAGGAATTTTTCATCCGAAGGCTATCCGTATTACTGGAATTCTGACCAGGAGGAATTCAGGTGTGAGGCACACAGCGAGAAGATCATAGAGAGATGGGTCTTGCGATATGAGAGTAAGAAGGTGAAGGATAATCATAGTTCAGGTAGCAGGAGGTCCAGCAATAGTACTTTGCATACATTGTACAAAAAATCGATATTGCTTTTGAGGTCTTTGTATGTGACTGTTAGGCTTCTACCTGCATATAAGATTTTTCGTGAGCTTAATTCGTCTGGCCAGATACGAACATTTAGTCTCACACACCGGGTTTCTTCTTCTATTGAACCCTTTAATCCTAGAGAAGAGACAGAAATGCAGCGATTTGGGTTCACCCCTGTGGAAACTTCTTCTGGTAGGCTTTGCCTTTCAGTGTTGTATCGCTCATCAGTCTTGGATATAAGCTCTGAATCATCAACTCCTATTTCCCCACAAGTTATACCAGATTATGTAGGCAGCCCATTGGCAGAACCCCTTAAAAGGTTTCCATCGCTACCTGTGGCAGGTTTGGGGACTCATGGCTCTCCTTCATCTTTGCCATTCTCAAGGCAGCATAGCTGGAGTTATGACCACTATAGAGCCTCACCTTCTTCAGTTTTTTTCTCACCTTCACCTACCCATTCAGAAACATGTGCTTCCATTTCTAACCCAAGTTCCCACCGTTTCCCACCGACGAGCTTGCCTCCTCATCCGCCTGAAACATCAGTTGCTTATAAGAATAATACAAGTTTCGACGAGTACCATCCCTCTCCTACCTTTTCCCCCTCCCCTTCCCCATCTCCGCCAATCTGTATTCCGTGGAGTCATCTGTCAAAGGGTCTTTTAAGATCTGAAAGTGCCCCGGTAAACATACCTATTGCTAATTTGCCAGCATTGTCCAACAAGCAATTTTTACCTCCATCTCCGCCCATTAAAAGTACAAGGTCTGGTACTTTGAGGATGGATAACTATGTGGATCCTAATCAGATTGGTGCAACAGTTGAGCAG TTGTGGAAAGATGAGACCAGAAAATATTTGGCATCTACCAGCTCACCTCAGATTTCATTTTCCAGAAGCTCCAGCAGGTCTTTCCAAGATGATTTTGATGATTCTGAGTTTTCTTGCCCttttgatgttgatgatgacGATATGACACATCCTGGTAGCAG GCCTGGTTCTTTTGATCAGAGAGGACATCTAAGTGAGCCACTTGAGCCTGGAGGATTGTTTCCAATAAGAAAATCCCAAGATGCTGCGGTTGGTGCACTTGTACGCATGTTGAAGAAAGCCCCACCTCTCCGTCAAGAATCTTCCAGTTCAGTAAATGTGCCGCAAGCGGCTGGGCCTGATATATGGAGCAACAGCCTCGATGAACACAATCAAGCGGTTCAGCATGCAGCTTCTGCAAGCATCACGTCTTCTGGGCTTGTCACGTTGAAGACTACAGCTGATGCATTAGAAGAGCTCCAGGGTTATAGAGAGGAGATGAAGAACCTGTTACTTAAGCAAGGCTGTAAATCCAACAAGTAA